The proteins below come from a single Miscanthus floridulus cultivar M001 chromosome 1, ASM1932011v1, whole genome shotgun sequence genomic window:
- the LOC136471593 gene encoding uncharacterized protein: protein MTMERRHGFFAALREEVARGLSPARARRKSEAADLAAAALRFAGVVGGGEMLAPLMEGPDPEPSDGESGGCRGAARGRKEGWGHWVRGQFARAPSSAVAAAGALRNDLRMLLGVLGAPLAPVHVCASEPLPHLSVKDTPIETSSAQYILQQYLAASGGHKLLASRRNSYAMGKVRMVATEFETSGRLTKNRNAGRGGEPGRFVLWQMAPEMWYIELVVGGSKVHAGCNGKLVWRHTPWLGAHSAKGPVRPLRRSLQGLDPLMTASMFARARCIGERKVNGEDCFILKLSTDTETLKARSEGHAEIIRHVTFGYFSQRTGLLVHIEDSHLTRIQSAAGGDAVYWETTISSFMEDYRPVDGIMIAHSGRSAVTLFRFGEVAMSHTKTRMEEVWSIEEVAFNVPGLSMDCFIPPTDIKSGSVGETMELTHGERSRAGPPPGYRAKVAALEKAEEDKVAWGGGTILESHN, encoded by the exons ATGACCATGGAAAGGCGGCACGGCTTCTTCGCGGCGCTGCGGGAGGAGGTGGCGCGCGGGCTGTCGCCGGCGCGGGCGCGCCGCAAGTCGGAGGCCGCGGACCTGGCCGCCGCCGCGCTCAGGTTCGCCGgagtggtcggcggcggcgagatGCTGGCGCCGCTCATGGAGGGGCCCGATCCGGAGCCCAGCGACGGGGAGAGCGGCGGCTGCCGAGGCGCCGCGCGCGGGAGGAAGGAAGGCTGGGGCCACTGGGTGCGTGGCCAGTTCGCGCGGGCCCCGTCCTCCgcggtcgccgccgccggcgcgctgCGCAACGACCTCAGGATGCTCCTCGGCGTCCTGGGAGCGCCGCTCGCGCCGGTCCACGTCTGCGCCTCCGAGCCGCTCCCGCACCTCAGCGTCAAGGACACTCCCATC GAGACCTCATCGGCGCAGTACATCCTGCAGCAATACCTTGCGGCCTCCGGAGGGCACAAGCTTCTGGCCTCCCGGCGCAACTCCTACGCCATGGGCAAGGTGCGCATGGTGGCCACTGAGTTCGAGACCTCCGGCCGCCTCACCAAGAACCGCAATGCTGGACGCGGCGGCGAGCCTGGTCGCTTCGTGCTGTGGCAGATGGCCCCTGAGATGTGGTACATCGAGCTGGTTGTCGGTGGGAGCAAGGTGCACGCAGGGTGCAATGGCAAGCTTGTGTGGCGCCACACACCATGGCTTGGTGCTCATTCTGCCAAGGGCCCTGTTCGCCCGCTTCGCCGTTCCCTCCAG GGCTTGGATCCATTGATGACGGCAAGCATGTTTGCTCGTGCGCGGTGCATTGGTGAGAGGAAGGTGAATGGGGAGGATTGCTTCATCCTGAAGCTGAGCACAGACACTGAGACCCTCAAGGCACGCAGCGAGGGCCATGCAGAGATTATCAGGCATGTCACGTTTGGATACTTCAGCCAGAGGACtggtcttcttgtccacattGAGGATTCGCATCTGACCCGAATTCAGTCAGCCGCCGGAGGGGACGCGGTCTACTGGGAGACTACCATCAGCTCGTTCATGGAGGACTACCGTCCAGTGGATGGTATAATGATCGCGCATTCTGGGCGCTCGGCTGTGACCCTGTTCCGGTTTGGTGAGGTTGCCATGAGCCACACCAAGACTCGGATGGAGGAGGTGTGGAGCATTGAAGAGGTTGCATTCAACGTTCCTGGGCTGTCCATGGACTGCTTCATCCCGCCCACTGATATCAAGTCTGGATCTGTTGGTGAGACCATGGAGCTTACTCATGGTGAGAGGAGCCGGGCCGGTCCTCCCCCAGGCTACCGCGCTAAAGTTGCTGCGctggagaaagcagaagaagataAAGTGGCATGGGGCGGTGGAACCATACTCGAGAGTCACAACTGA